One window of Drosophila busckii strain San Diego stock center, stock number 13000-0081.31 chromosome 3L, ASM1175060v1, whole genome shotgun sequence genomic DNA carries:
- the LOC108599728 gene encoding gram-negative bacteria-binding protein 1, with protein sequence MKLTKNWKPQFLVLLLHLTCIKSTWGYKVPAVNIELLANGFRVSIPDERDVKSVAFNVNRNRNFTGFEQGEFSAQVRESQNGRWQHDFVRSVIRAHDILYIWTNVQHGALIYRSPGQPQEVCQLSGEHLPAECTYSGESTAYQQPESTTENGITKVLPNDVRSHCQQTSITIVSPAPEKPICKGELVFEDNFDSLNDSCWLHEVRAPLDSTDAEFVLYDGKARVHNAQLIVEPRLWSSYRPDLHITNAHLDLSDRCTGTHNRQKECMLLTSGPLIMPPVVVPRLSTRESFGFKYGRIEIRAKLPKADWIIPLLLLEPLIESYGQTGYESGQLRIAMARGNDQLRLPHGKLIDGRTLYGGAVLSTEASQREDFMVQKRHSAHFGDDFHIYSLEWSNNSLRFSVDGQDYGELLKGFADSDLNASWRRGGEMAPFDRMFYISLGISVGGFGDFVDKLRTSNYEKPWMNKHPQAKLHFWQSQDHWLPTWKQPRLLIDYVRVYAL encoded by the exons atgaaattaactaaaaattggAAGCCGCAGTTCCTGGTATTGCTGCTTCACCTGACATGTATAAAGAGCACATGGGGCTACAAAGTACCCGCTGTCAATATTGAGCTATTAGCTAACGGATTTCGAGTGTCCATACCAG ATGAGCGCGATGTCAAGAGCGTGGCCTTCAATGTGAACCGTAATCGAAATTTTACTGGCTTTGAGCAGGGAGAGTTCAGCGCTCAAGTTCGGGAATCCCAAAACGGACGTTGGCAACATGATTTTGTGCGATCAGTGATCCGAGCGCATGATATACTTTACATTTGGACAAATGTACAGCATGGTGCTCTCATCTATAGGTCTCCGGGACAGCCACAGGAAGTCTGCCAGCTGTCTGGTGAGCATCTGCCTGCTGAGTGTACCTATAGCGGCGAATCAACGGCTTATCAGCAGCCAGAGTCAACAACGGAAAACGGTATAACCAAAGTCTTGCCTAATGATGTTAGATCGCATTGTCAACAAACTAGCATCACAATAGTATCACCTGCGCCAGAAAAGCCCATATGCAAGGGAGAATTGGTTTTTGAGGATAATTTCGACTCTCTTAACGACAGTTGTTGGTTGCATGAGGTGCGTGCACCTCTTGATAGCACAGATGCGGAGTTTGTGCTCTATGACGGCAAGGCACGTGTGCACAATGCTCAGCTAATAGTTGAGCCAAGGCTTTGGTCCAGCTATCGGCCGGATCTACATATAACCAATGCCCATTTGGATTTGTCAGATCGCTGCACAGGCACACACAACAGACAGAAGGAGTGCATGCTATTGACAAGCGGTCCGCTTATAATGCCACCCGTTGTAGTGCCGCGTCTCAGCACCAGAGAATCATTTGGCTTTAAATATGGGCGTATTGAGATACGCGCCAAGCTCCCCAAGGCAGATTGGATAATACCGCTATTGCTGCTGGAGCCACTAATAGAGTCGTATGGTCAAACCGGCTACGAATCGG GTCAGTTGCGCATTGCCATGGCTCGAGGCAACGATCAGCTGCGTCTTCCACATGGCAAACTCATTGATGGACGCACTTTATATGGTGGAGCTGTACTGTCTACAGAAGCATCTCAACGCGAGGACTTTATGGTGCAGAAGCGACACAGCGCTCATTTTGGCGatgattttcatatttattcaCTTGAatggagcaacaacagcttgcGTTTCTCTGTCGATGGTCAGGACTATGGTGAATTATTGAAAGGCTTTGCCGACTCCGACTTAAATGCAAGCTGGCGTCGCGGCGGCGAAATGGCACCCTTTGATCGTATG TTTTACATATCTTTGGGTATCTCTGTTGGTGGCTTTGGGGACTTTGTCGACAAGCTGCGAACATCAAACTACGAAAAACCTTGGATGAACAAACACCCGCAGGCAAAACtacatttttggcaaagcCAAGACCACTGGCTGCCTACTTGGAAACAACCAAGGCTGCTGATCGATTATGTGCGAGTGTATGCTCTCTGA
- the LOC108599733 gene encoding SAGA-associated factor 11 homolog → MPNSNQVSSLGATSATGVQATTVQNLTAAGIASNFREIIKDQKGLDEAANYLYQTLLDDAVAGIFIETHHLRKTGNLSALDGVGEDNASAYRIVETPNLDIFGISTTKKAIDCTCPNCDRLVAAARFAPHLEKCMGMGRISHRIASRRLATKEGSSAASSYLQSGGATGGTDDEDDVDWSSDKRKKKTTQNSRNNGSKKNNGKTF, encoded by the coding sequence atgccaaATTCGAATCAAGTTAGTTCACTTGGTGCAACGTCAGCCACAGGCGTTCAGGCAACAACAGTACAGAATCTTACAGCAGCTGGTATTGCTTCAAATTTTCGGGAGATAATCAAAGACCAAAAGGGCTTAGACGAAGCAGCcaattatttatatcaaaCGCTTTTGGATGATGCAGTGGCTGGTATATTCATCGAAACACACCATTTGCGTAAAACTGGAAACCTTTCGGCACTGGATGGCGTTGGTGAAGACAATGCATCTGCTTATCGAATTGTCGAAACGCCCAATTTGGATATTTTTGGaatatcaacaacaaagaaaGCAATCGACTGCACTTGTCCAAACTGTGATAGATTAGTAGCTGCGGCTAGATTTGCACCACATCTAGAGAAATGCATGGGAATGGGACGCATTTCACATCGTATTGCTAGCCGACGATTAGCCACAAAGGAAGGCTCCAGTGCAGCATCTTCGTATTTACAGTCGGGTGGGGCTACAGGAGGCACAGACGACGAGGACGACGTGGACTGGTCGTCCGATAaacgcaaaaagaaaacaacacaaaactCACGCAACAATGGATCCAAAAAGAACAACGGGAAGACATTCTAG
- the LOC108599731 gene encoding gram-negative bacteria-binding protein 2, protein MKICLILTVLSFIQWLEAYNPVNADLSVDISEGNIIFKLLDGSKVKSAHIVIEDCPNCQPGYFVRPSESVSIDINKLSKPDVVKIRGIYETSDQVTTKISEYKIGKQETVSVTDSSDCCVQSETIVNGESQKCSGTEIFAEDFTDDKLSQFSYDVRSMIGLDEPEMVAYVKDKENVNVENGLLYINITQFTNKKSLKDCTSKITKPINPCGPFKNLVPKFKSGRLYSTFSFKYGRIHMRLKLPRADFVFPYLILQPANTNFDTPFVDHIRLAYNHGNEVLQDRDNRNMHRNIVFSSVITHETDAPNVFQRLKQDKTYQKYKVSKLCDNSNEFHDYTIIWHKNKMIFKIDDKEYGRITDKQIMDKINKNEHFLVLALTVGGDLNFNDGEILRAHKEAIFSNSEPNHHIKFFEAIHLWKDWKDPSLVIDYIRIFTTNESEE, encoded by the exons atgaaaatttgcttaatattaacTGTTTTATCGTTCATTCAATGGCTAGAAGCCTATAATCCTGTCAACGCTGATTTATCGGTTGATATAAGTGAAGgaaatataatattcaaaCTTTTAG aTGGTAGCAAAGTCAAATCGGCTCACATCGTCATAGAAGACTGCCCCAATTGTCAACCTGGTTATTTTGTTCGACCCAGTGAAAGTGTATCCATTGATATAAACAAGCTTTCGAAGCCTGACGTAGTTAAAATACGTGGAATTTATGAGACATCAGATCAAGTGACAACTAAAATATCAGAATATAAAATCGGAAAGCAAGAAACTGTTTCAGTTACAGATAGCTCAGATTGCTGTGTTCAATCAGAAACAATTGTTAACGGAGAATCGCAAAAATGCTCTGGTACTGAGATATTTGCTGAAGACTTCACAGATGACAAACTGTCTCAATTTTCTTATGACGTTCGTTCCATGATAGGCTTAGATGAACCGGAGATGGTTGCATATGTGAAAGATAAGGAGAATGTCAATGTGGAAAACggattattatatataaacataaccCAATTTACGAACAAAAAATCTTTGAAGGATTGTACTAGTAAAATAACTAAGCCCATTAATCCGTGTGGACCCTTCAAAAACCTTGTACCCAAATTTAAATCTGGACGATTATATAGCACATTTTCCTTTAAGTATGGTCGCATTCATATGCGTTTGAAGCTGCCGCGTGCAGACTTTGTATTTCCAT atttgattCTGCAACCCGCAAACACAAATTTTGATACGCCATTTGTAGATCATATACGACTTGCATATAATCATGGTAACGAAGTCCTACAGGATCGAGACAATCGCAATATGCACCGAAATATTGTTTTCTCTAGTGTTATAACTCATGAAACTGATGCCCCTAATGTTTTCCAACGCTTAAAACAGGATAAAACTTATCAGAAGTACAAAGTGTCTAAGCTGTGCGACAACAGTAACGAATTCCACGACTACACCATAATATGGCATAAGAACAAAATGATCTTTAAAATCGATGACAAAGAATACGGTAGAATAACTGATAAGCAAATTATGGATAAAATCAATAAGAACGAG CATTTCCTTGTATTGGCACTGACCGTGGGTGGagacttaaattttaatgatgGCGAAATTCTTAGAGCACATAAGGAAGCCATTTTTTCAAACAGTGAGCCGAATCATCACATTAAGTTTTTTGAAGCAATACATTTGTGGAAGGATTGGAAAGATCCAAGTCTAGTAATTGATTATATACGCATTTTTACAACTAACGAAAGTGAGGaatga
- the LOC108599732 gene encoding gram-negative bacteria-binding protein 2-like, giving the protein MQKVFLIYVLFFFGLNDSKAENVDMTIRAIGNTILVEIPDNTLVKSLFVFTEDAHKCYPSYNCTQTASVLIEIPKTFKRNEEFNLFGLIETQTQVIAKEFKIWIDENGRVHKQNVSTSQDIEHRAPDTQKNVFNDDFDDTQFTNWIYSMYARTLSLHHEPVAFTNSLSNAYTKDGKLYIRITWNSYTEKLSFDNCTVPGNDILRCGPFGNKRTGPPTPPLSSALLHSNFNIQLGRIDIRAKMPKGPWLFPVLALYQKDKPVERDHVNHIKIYQRGNPRLICWRLP; this is encoded by the exons atgcaaaaagtatttttgatttatgttttgttcttttttggACTAAATGATTCTAAAGCTGAAAACGTGGATATGACAATAAGAGCAATTGGAAACACAATTTTAGTAGAAATACCAG ATAATACATTAGTTAAATCCCTTTTTGTATTTACGGAAGATGCTCATAAATGCTATCCAAGTTATAATTGTACACAAACGGCCAGTGTGTTGATCGAAATACCCAAAACTTTCAAGAGGAATGAGGAATTCAACCTTTTTGGGCTAATTGAGACTCAAACACAAGTGATAGCAAAAGAATTTAAGATTTGGATCGATGAGAATGGGAGAGTTCACAAGCAGAACGTCAGTACTTCACAGGATATCGAGCATCGAGCACCAGATACCcagaaaaatgtttttaacgATGATTTTGATGACACTCAATTCACCAATTGGATATATTCAATGTATGCACGAACACTATCATTGCATCATGAGCCGGTGGCATTCACAAACAGCTTAAGCAACGCTTATACAAAAGACGGAAAACTATACATTCGTATTACCTGGAATAGTTATACAGAAAAGCTTAGTTTCGATAATTGTACAGTACCCGGGAACGATATCTTAAGGTGCGGTCCGTTTGGGAATAAACGAACTGGCCCACCTACACCACCATTGAGCTCAGCACTTCTGCATtccaattttaatattcaacttGGTCGTATAGATATTCGGGCTAAGATGCCAAAGGGCCCGTGGTTATTTCCTG TTTTGGCCCTATACCAAAAGGACAAACCGGTTGAACGCGACCACGTAAATCACATTAAGATATACCAGCGAGGAAATCCTAGACt TATTTGCTGGCGTTTACCCTGA